A region of the Prochlorococcus marinus XMU1402 genome:
ACCTGCTTTTACAGAATCTAGAAAAGATTGAGGCTCCACTGAACTAACACATACGGGTATTACTGAATTCTTAAGTACTAAATCAACAAGTTCAGGTTTACAAGCAATATCGACAAGATCTGCGCCTCCTAATGAAGCAGCCTCAACAATTATTTTCACAGATTGAACATCGAAATTATTCAATCCTGAAATAACTTTGAGTAAAGATTTGTTTTTTAACTCCTCTTTAATTTTTTGTGGCAAAAGATTAATCAGACTCATTTACTTAATGAATTTATTACCCGATTGTGACATTGTTTTAGTAAAACAGTGCATTTTTTAAAGAATATTATCTGAGCAACACACAATGTCTGATAAAAAATTAACTCAGAAAAATTGGTCATCATGGCATCATCAGCTTCATAAGGAGATTCTTACCAAAAAAATATTAATTCCCAAAGGATCAAATATTTTAATAAGTGTTTCCGGCGGGCAAGACTCAATGGCCTTATTGACCCTAATTAATGATCTAAAAAAACTTCATAATTGGTCTATTAGTGTTTGGCATGGTGATCATCAGTGGCACACAAAATCTTCAATATATGCTCTTGAATTAAAAAGTTATTGCGAAGATAAAAATATTTCATTCTATGTTGATCAAGCAAATAAAGAAAATATTTCTTCAGAAGAAAAAGCACGAGAATGGAGATATAAAAAATTATGTGAAAGAGCCAAAACTTTATTTAACAAGAACCAGCAAAAAAATAATATTTATTTGTTAACTGGTCACACGAGTAGTGATAACGCAGAAACATTTATCCTCAATTTATCTAGAGGAAGCAATTTTGCCGGTCTAAGTAATATTGAAAGCAAAAGATTACTAGAAAATCAAATTTTTTTAATAAGGCCAATATTAATTTTCAGTAGAGAAGATACAAAACAATTTTGCAATAATATGAAAATCCCAGTCTGGGAAGATCCTACAAATTCAGATCTTAAATTAAAAAGAAATTTAGTAAGAA
Encoded here:
- the tilS gene encoding tRNA lysidine(34) synthetase TilS, whose product is MSDKKLTQKNWSSWHHQLHKEILTKKILIPKGSNILISVSGGQDSMALLTLINDLKKLHNWSISVWHGDHQWHTKSSIYALELKSYCEDKNISFYVDQANKENISSEEKAREWRYKKLCERAKTLFNKNQQKNNIYLLTGHTSSDNAETFILNLSRGSNFAGLSNIESKRLLENQIFLIRPILIFSREDTKQFCNNMKIPVWEDPTNSDLKLKRNLVRKKIIPSLEVMYPGCSERINIFSQKISNYNNERNDLSELAYLYCKNSKGINRNLLNSMCIEARCTILNRFLKEISTKQCSSKNLTKLATSIYQKNKGQISLQEFLKIVWDKNYINFKES